From Medicago truncatula cultivar Jemalong A17 chromosome 7, MtrunA17r5.0-ANR, whole genome shotgun sequence, a single genomic window includes:
- the LOC11432266 gene encoding uncharacterized protein: MDTIIVERKKRISTLHLLLAFSFTFLLQTTIRVECINLNYTKYRQVSSLRLERIQRHLNKINKPPVLTIESQDGDLIDCVHKRKQPALDHPLLKNHKIQKRPTTMPKGMDMNINEESREDERSSKSGVAWQMWHQNGTRCPKGTVPIRRSTVHDVLRAKSLYEYGKKQRRSQLLFGRNEPPEVVNNGEGHEHAIAFTKSGEEVYGAKATINVWDPTVEVVNEFSLSQIWILSGSFGGSDLNSIEAGWQVSPELYGDSRPRLFTYWTSDTYQATGCYNLLCAGFVQTNSKIAIGASISPLSSYNAKQFDITILIWKDPQLGNWWMRFGDGTLIGYWPVELFTHLADRATMVQWGGEVVNSRANGQHTSTQMGSGHFAEDGFGKASYFRNLEIVDTDNSLTSATNILTLAQNKNCYNIKSSYNNKWGTYFYYGGPGNNPQCS, from the exons ATGGACACTATTATTGTTGAGAGGAAGAAAAGAATTTCcactcttcatcttcttcttgcTTTCTCGTTCACCTTCCTTCTACAAACAACTATTAGAGTTGAATGCATCAACCTAAACTACACTAAGTACAGGCAAGTTAGTAGTTTGAGACTTGAAAGGATTCAGAGGCACTTGAACAAGATTAACAAGCCTCCTGTCCTTACTATAGAG AGTCAAGATGGTGATCTCATAGATTGTGTTCACAAAAGAAAGCAACCAGCCTTAGATCACCCTCTTTTAAAGAATCACAAAATCCAG AAAAGACCAACGACGATGCCAAAGGGAATGGATATGAATATTAATGAAGAGTCTAGAGAAGATGAGAGAAGTAGTAAGAGTGGTGTGGCATGGCAAATGTGGCACCAAAATGGGACACGTTGTCCAAAAGGAACTGTACCGATACGGCGGAGCACGGTGCATGATGTGTTGAGAGCTAAATCTTTGTATGAATATGGGAAGAAACAACGACGGTCACAACTTTTATTCGGTCGCAATGAGCCCCCAGAAGTTGTTAATAACGGAGAGGGACATGAG CATGCGATTGCGTTCACAAAATCGGGGGAAGAGGTGTATGGGGCAAAAGCAACAATAAATGTGTGGGATCCAACGGTGGAAGTAGTCAACGAATTTAGTCTTTCTCAAATTTGGATTCTTTCTGGATCTTTTGGTGGCTCAGATCTTAATAGCATTGAAGCTGGTTGGCAG GTCAGTCCGGAGCTTTATGGTGACAGCAGACCCAGATTATTTACTTACTGGACG AGTGACACATATCAAGCAACTGGATGCTACAACCTTCTTTGTGCTGGTTTTGTTCAAACAAATAGCAAGATAGCCATTGGAGCTTCCATTTCTCCTCTCTCTTCTTATAATGCCAAGCAATTTGACATCACCATACTCATCTGGAAG GATCCACAACTTGGGAACTGGTGGATGAGATTTGGTGACGGCACATTGATAGGGTATTGGCCAGTAGAGTTATTCACACACTTAGCCGACCGTGCCACCATGGTCCAATGGGGTGGCGAGGTAGTGAACAGTCGCGCCAATGGCCAACACACCTCCACTCAAATGGGTTCCGGCCACTTTGCTGAAGATGGCTTTGGAAAAGCAAGCTACTTCAGGAACCTTGAGATCGTAGACACCGACAACAGTCTCACCTCCGCGACCAACATCTTAACCTTAGCCCAGAACAAAAACTGTTACAATATCAAGAGCTCCTACAACAACAAATGGGGCACATACTTTTACTATGGTGGCCCTGGCAACAATCCACAATGCTCGTGA